Proteins encoded together in one Shewanella oneidensis MR-1 window:
- a CDS encoding FKBP-type peptidyl-prolyl cis-trans isomerase: protein MSDKFSTVEQQASYGVGRQMGEQLAANSFEGVDIPAVQAGLADAFAGLESAVSMQELQVAFTEISRRIQAAQEQAAAEASAEGEAFLVENANREGVIVTESGLQYEVLVQGNGAKPTYEDTVRTHYHGSFINGDVFDSSVVRGQPAEFPVSGVIAGWTEALQLMPVGTKLKLYVPHHLAYGERGAGASIPPYSTLVFEVELLDIV, encoded by the coding sequence ATGTCTGATAAATTCAGTACTGTTGAACAGCAAGCAAGCTATGGTGTAGGCCGTCAAATGGGTGAGCAACTGGCAGCAAATTCTTTTGAAGGCGTCGATATCCCTGCCGTTCAAGCTGGCTTAGCCGATGCATTTGCCGGTCTTGAAAGTGCTGTGTCTATGCAGGAACTGCAAGTGGCATTCACTGAGATCAGCCGTCGCATTCAAGCTGCTCAAGAACAAGCTGCTGCTGAGGCTTCTGCTGAAGGCGAAGCGTTTTTAGTTGAAAACGCTAATCGTGAAGGCGTAATTGTGACTGAGTCAGGTCTGCAATACGAAGTGTTAGTTCAAGGTAACGGTGCTAAACCAACCTACGAAGACACTGTACGTACTCACTACCATGGTTCATTCATCAATGGTGATGTGTTCGACAGCTCTGTTGTTCGTGGTCAACCTGCTGAGTTCCCAGTATCAGGCGTTATCGCTGGCTGGACTGAAGCACTGCAACTGATGCCAGTAGGTACGAAGTTAAAATTATATGTGCCACATCACTTAGCTTACGGTGAGCGTGGCGCGGGCGCTTCTATTCCTCCGTATTCAACCTTAGTGTTTGAAGTCGAGTTATTAGACATCGTCTAA
- a CDS encoding M48 family metallopeptidase, which yields MKSKRLSLVLMTAALGLTACATTQSPTGRSQTLLYSSSQMQQMGDASFAEMKKQQKISGNKKLTQYVNCVANRVTAVLPDQTQKWDVVLFDSEQVNAFALPGGHIGVYTGLLKVASTPDQLATVLGHEVAHVLAQHGNEQVSRSQMTGMGMQIADAALGAGGVSNRDLYMSALGLGAQVGVILPFGRAQESEADIMGLELMARAGFDPAQSVVLWQNMSKAGGGKGPELLSTHPSNNNRIAQLEQLQGQMQPLYQSAKANIKNQCAAPK from the coding sequence ATGAAATCAAAGCGATTAAGCTTAGTGTTGATGACTGCTGCGCTCGGATTAACCGCCTGCGCGACGACACAGTCGCCCACTGGACGTAGCCAAACCTTGCTCTATTCATCCTCGCAGATGCAGCAAATGGGCGATGCGTCTTTTGCTGAGATGAAAAAGCAGCAGAAGATCAGTGGCAATAAAAAACTCACACAATACGTGAATTGTGTCGCCAATCGTGTGACGGCCGTGTTGCCCGATCAAACCCAGAAATGGGATGTGGTGTTGTTTGATTCTGAACAAGTCAACGCCTTTGCGTTGCCTGGCGGACATATTGGGGTATATACCGGATTATTAAAAGTAGCGAGTACGCCGGATCAACTGGCGACCGTGTTAGGGCATGAAGTTGCCCACGTATTGGCGCAACATGGCAATGAGCAAGTGTCGCGGTCGCAGATGACGGGCATGGGGATGCAAATTGCCGATGCGGCGTTGGGGGCGGGGGGCGTTTCTAACCGTGACTTATATATGTCGGCGCTGGGGCTTGGGGCACAAGTTGGGGTGATTTTACCTTTTGGTCGAGCCCAAGAGAGTGAGGCCGATATTATGGGGCTGGAGTTGATGGCGCGGGCGGGCTTTGATCCGGCGCAGAGTGTAGTGCTCTGGCAGAATATGTCGAAAGCGGGCGGTGGAAAAGGGCCAGAGCTGTTATCGACTCACCCATCAAACAACAATCGTATCGCCCAACTTGAGCAATTACAGGGGCAAATGCAGCCTTTGTATCAGAGCGCAAAGGCGAATATAAAAAACCAATGCGCCGCGCCTAAATAG
- a CDS encoding DUF3037 domain-containing protein, translating into MKVLCHYTIIRFMPYLETEEFANVGILLFTPQTGYSAFRLAPKRFARVTDFFDDLDGKIYQKGLHIFDAELQRVTHECSYLTGKNLLTTFQEVTRLREGIFRFGNMSAILCDDPKKQLDDLYDYYVGRNFVTPEYREQVMVKSLRSGLRKHVIGMHYVQKQLAGDLNTAINMPLVAAVDGYFKVIKPLAFDQTKPISLLEHGEKWIGRVKRLLNNETVQPQNMLFTVEQPPKNRSDLKAVYLEVEREMENLGVQVLPFAEKQAIYEFARKQHLQKEKVFQLT; encoded by the coding sequence GTGAAGGTACTATGCCACTACACCATCATTCGCTTTATGCCGTACCTTGAGACGGAAGAATTTGCGAATGTGGGTATTTTGCTGTTTACACCACAAACTGGTTATTCTGCATTTCGCTTGGCACCTAAGCGATTTGCTCGAGTCACAGATTTTTTTGATGATCTTGACGGTAAAATCTATCAAAAGGGATTGCATATTTTTGACGCTGAACTTCAACGAGTTACCCATGAATGCAGTTATTTGACAGGTAAGAACTTACTTACCACTTTTCAAGAAGTCACTCGACTGAGAGAAGGTATTTTCCGATTTGGCAATATGTCAGCCATTCTTTGTGACGATCCAAAGAAACAGCTTGATGATTTATATGATTATTATGTTGGTCGTAACTTTGTGACTCCTGAGTATCGCGAGCAAGTCATGGTAAAAAGTCTACGTAGTGGACTACGCAAACATGTTATTGGCATGCATTATGTGCAAAAGCAATTGGCTGGAGATCTAAATACAGCGATCAATATGCCGCTGGTTGCTGCTGTGGATGGCTATTTTAAAGTTATTAAACCTTTAGCTTTTGACCAGACTAAACCTATTAGCCTATTGGAACATGGTGAGAAATGGATAGGACGAGTAAAGCGGTTACTCAATAATGAAACTGTTCAGCCACAAAACATGCTTTTTACCGTAGAGCAGCCACCTAAAAATAGAAGTGATCTTAAAGCTGTGTACTTAGAGGTTGAGCGAGAAATGGAAAATCTTGGAGTACAAGTATTACCGTTTGCTGAGAAGCAAGCAATCTACGAGTTCGCAAGAAAACAACATCTTCAAAAAGAAAAGGTATTTCAATTAACTTAA
- a CDS encoding IS3-like element ISSod1 family transposase (programmed frameshift): MSLKKSHKSYPQAFKDEAVLMVLEQGYSVADAAKSLGVSTSLLYNWKEKHEALQQGITLEESERDELKRLRRENKELRMEKEIPKKGKRLLCERNEVRFRFIKLQSHLFPITLLCRVMSVSKSGYYDWHKRPANVISVETLKLYRLVRQLFKQSRGSLGNREMVKKLRKEGYQVGRYLVRKIMHRLRLKATQRCAYKVTTQRKHSDAVADNLLNMNFNPVSANQVWAGDVTYLKTGEGWMYLAVVMDLYSRRIVGWRIDKRMTTDLISKALIKAYNLRQPARGLVFHSDRGSQYTSKQFGRLLSSYGIRASMGDVGACWDNAVVERFFGSLKHDWIFKVAQPTREFMKQDVTAYIKYYNLERLHSANNDLSPVEFENSQVKVSSLG; encoded by the exons ATGAGTCTGAAAAAATCACATAAGAGTTATCCGCAGGCATTTAAAGATGAAGCCGTCTTGATGGTGCTGGAGCAAGGTTATAGCGTTGCCGATGCGGCAAAGTCTCTTGGAGTTAGCACGAGCCTGCTTTACAACTGGAAGGAAAAACACGAAGCCCTGCAACAAGGCATCACCTTAGAAGAGTCTGAGCGTGATGAGTTGAAGCGATTGCGTAGAGAAAACAAAGAATTACGCATGGAGAAAGAAATTC CTAAAAAAGGCAAGCGCCTTCTTTGCGAGAGAAATGAAGTAAGATTTCGTTTCATCAAACTGCAATCTCACCTGTTTCCCATAACACTGTTATGTCGAGTAATGAGTGTCAGTAAGTCAGGCTATTACGATTGGCATAAACGCCCTGCAAACGTGATAAGCGTTGAAACACTGAAGCTTTATCGCCTTGTTCGACAGCTATTTAAGCAAAGTCGAGGCAGCTTAGGGAATCGTGAAATGGTGAAGAAATTGCGCAAGGAAGGCTACCAGGTTGGTCGCTATCTCGTTCGTAAAATTATGCACCGCCTTCGACTCAAAGCAACCCAGCGATGTGCTTACAAGGTGACGACACAGCGAAAACACTCAGATGCAGTGGCTGATAACCTGTTAAACATGAACTTTAATCCAGTATCGGCTAATCAGGTCTGGGCGGGTGACGTGACCTATTTAAAGACGGGTGAAGGCTGGATGTACTTAGCTGTGGTGATGGATTTATATTCACGCCGGATTGTGGGATGGCGCATAGACAAACGCATGACCACAGATTTGATATCCAAGGCATTAATAAAAGCCTACAACCTGCGACAACCAGCGCGAGGGCTGGTATTTCACAGTGACCGAGGCTCGCAATATACCAGTAAACAATTCGGTAGGCTGCTATCGAGCTATGGTATCCGAGCCAGCATGGGTGATGTGGGTGCGTGTTGGGATAATGCCGTTGTTGAGCGATTCTTTGGTAGCTTGAAACACGATTGGATTTTTAAAGTTGCTCAACCAACAAGGGAGTTTATGAAGCAAGATGTGACGGCTTACATCAAATATTACAACTTGGAGCGACTTCATTCTGCTAATAACGATCTGTCACCTGTAGAGTTTGAGAATTCTCAAGTAAAAGTGTCCAGTTTGGGTTGA
- a CDS encoding DEAD/DEAH box helicase: protein MTIPKLSPSPESYPESLTFAELGLNAALRKALPTRLKHPTRVQQLAIPAILAGRDLLALSQTGSGKTFAFGLPLLQILWQQIAVQTTAKSVPAAKPLALVLVPTRELALQVSEALHALASQLSTSAPLNIQLLCGGVALEQQLADLSAKPQLVVATPGRLLDLCTQSHISLDAIKHLVLDEADRLLEMGFWPDMQKLMAMMPKRKQTLLFSATLPEALDSLAGKLLTNDPLKVEASTRNAVVGEIEEQLYLVNKGSKAQALIALLKQYQWPQVLVFISARDDADAIAKRLVKAGINAAALHGEKDQTVRSQTLADFKADRIQVLVATDLMARGIHVDALPVVINLDLPTSAPVYVHRIGRTARAGAKGLAISLVCHGEMPNLTAIRNLTARALPLVFLADFPVTDKPSEKIIDGAENKVIPKRPPRDKQANRRSINKHSVKAFKGKR from the coding sequence ATGACCATTCCTAAGCTTTCTCCTTCCCCAGAGTCTTACCCTGAGTCGTTAACCTTTGCCGAGCTTGGGTTAAATGCCGCATTACGTAAGGCCTTGCCTACAAGGCTTAAACATCCGACACGGGTACAGCAATTGGCGATTCCGGCGATTCTTGCTGGGCGGGATTTACTGGCGCTGTCGCAAACAGGGAGTGGTAAAACCTTTGCCTTTGGTTTGCCCTTGCTGCAAATCCTCTGGCAACAAATTGCTGTGCAAACGACGGCTAAATCTGTGCCAGCTGCTAAGCCACTGGCATTAGTGTTGGTGCCGACGCGGGAGTTAGCACTGCAGGTGAGTGAGGCGCTGCACGCGCTGGCGAGTCAGTTATCTACATCGGCTCCTTTGAACATTCAGCTCCTGTGTGGCGGTGTTGCGCTGGAGCAGCAATTAGCCGACCTCTCCGCTAAACCGCAGCTTGTGGTGGCAACCCCTGGGCGCTTATTGGACTTATGTACACAATCCCATATCAGCCTTGATGCGATTAAACATTTAGTGCTGGATGAGGCTGACCGTTTGCTGGAGATGGGTTTTTGGCCCGATATGCAAAAGCTGATGGCAATGATGCCAAAGCGTAAGCAAACCTTATTGTTTTCAGCCACCTTGCCTGAGGCTTTGGATTCCTTGGCGGGTAAATTGCTGACTAATGATCCGTTAAAGGTTGAGGCCAGTACGCGCAATGCTGTGGTTGGTGAAATCGAAGAGCAACTGTATTTAGTCAATAAGGGTAGTAAGGCGCAGGCATTGATTGCGTTACTCAAACAATATCAATGGCCGCAGGTGCTGGTGTTTATCAGCGCCCGCGATGATGCCGATGCGATTGCGAAACGGCTAGTGAAGGCGGGGATTAACGCTGCTGCGCTGCACGGCGAAAAAGATCAAACCGTGCGTAGCCAAACCTTGGCCGACTTTAAAGCCGATCGCATTCAAGTATTAGTGGCGACAGATTTGATGGCCCGCGGCATTCATGTCGATGCCTTACCTGTGGTGATCAACTTAGATTTACCCACCAGTGCGCCTGTGTATGTGCACCGCATTGGTCGCACCGCGAGGGCGGGCGCCAAAGGGCTAGCCATATCTTTAGTGTGCCATGGTGAAATGCCAAACTTAACCGCGATCCGCAATTTGACTGCGCGGGCGTTACCGCTGGTATTTTTGGCGGACTTTCCGGTGACCGATAAACCAAGTGAAAAAATCATTGATGGCGCTGAAAATAAGGTTATCCCTAAGCGCCCACCGCGGGATAAACAGGCAAATCGTCGCAGCATCAATAAGCACAGCGTCAAAGCGTTTAAAGGTAAGCGTTGA
- the dnaK gene encoding molecular chaperone DnaK, which produces MGKIIGIDLGTTNSCVAVLDGGKARVLENAEGDRTTPSIIAYTDDETIVGQPAKRQAVTNPNNTFFAIKRLIGRRFKDDEVQRDVNIMPFKIIAADNGDAWVESRGNKMAPPQVSAEILKKMKKTAEDFLGEEVTEAVITVPAYFNDSQRQATKDAGRIAGLEVKRIINEPTAAALAYGIDKKQGDNIVAVYDLGGGTFDISIIEIDSNDGDQTFEVLATNGDTHLGGEDFDNRLINYLADEFKKEQGLDLRKDPLAMQRLKEAAEKAKIELSSTNQTEVNLPYITADATGPKHLVVKITRAKLESLVEDLIIRTLEPLKVALADADLSVSDINEVILVGGQTRMPKVQEAVTNFFGKEPRKDVNPDEAVAVGAAIQAGVLSGDVKDVLLLDVTPLSLGIETMGSVMTKLIEKNTTIPTKAQQVFSTADDNQSAVTIHVLQGERKQASANKSLGQFNLDGIEPAPRGMPQIEVMFDIDADGILHVSATDKKTGKKQNITIKASSGLSEEEVAQMVRDAEAHAEEDKKFEELVQSRNQADGLVHATKKQVEEAGDALPSEDKAKIEAAMSAVETAVKGNDKEAIEKATQALIEASAKLMEIAQAKAQTQGGAQEGAAKQSNATADDVVDAEFEEVKDDKK; this is translated from the coding sequence ATGGGTAAAATTATTGGTATCGACTTAGGCACAACAAACTCTTGTGTAGCTGTCCTCGATGGTGGCAAAGCACGCGTATTAGAAAATGCTGAAGGCGATCGCACAACCCCGTCTATCATCGCTTACACAGATGATGAGACCATTGTGGGCCAACCAGCAAAACGCCAAGCTGTAACAAACCCAAATAACACATTCTTCGCGATCAAGCGTTTGATCGGTCGTCGCTTTAAAGATGACGAAGTTCAACGTGACGTGAACATCATGCCATTCAAAATCATTGCAGCCGACAACGGTGATGCTTGGGTTGAGTCACGTGGCAACAAAATGGCTCCACCACAGGTTTCTGCTGAAATCTTGAAAAAGATGAAGAAAACGGCAGAAGACTTTTTAGGTGAAGAAGTCACAGAAGCGGTTATTACTGTTCCTGCATACTTTAACGATTCACAACGTCAAGCCACTAAAGATGCGGGTCGCATCGCGGGCCTTGAAGTGAAGCGTATTATCAACGAACCAACGGCCGCAGCACTGGCCTACGGTATCGACAAGAAGCAAGGCGACAATATCGTTGCAGTGTACGACTTAGGTGGTGGTACGTTCGATATCTCGATCATCGAAATCGACAGCAACGACGGCGACCAAACCTTCGAAGTATTAGCGACAAACGGTGACACCCACTTAGGTGGTGAAGACTTTGACAACCGTTTAATCAACTACTTAGCTGACGAATTCAAGAAAGAGCAAGGCTTAGATCTGCGTAAAGATCCATTAGCAATGCAACGTCTGAAAGAAGCGGCTGAAAAGGCGAAGATTGAGCTTTCAAGCACCAACCAAACTGAAGTGAACCTGCCATACATCACTGCCGATGCAACAGGTCCTAAGCACTTAGTGGTAAAAATCACCCGTGCTAAGTTAGAGTCACTGGTTGAAGACTTAATCATTCGTACTTTAGAGCCATTAAAAGTGGCACTGGCTGACGCTGACCTATCAGTATCAGACATTAACGAAGTGATTTTAGTGGGCGGTCAAACCCGTATGCCTAAGGTTCAAGAAGCAGTGACTAACTTCTTCGGTAAAGAACCTCGTAAAGACGTAAACCCAGACGAAGCGGTAGCCGTAGGTGCTGCGATTCAAGCGGGCGTACTGTCAGGCGACGTGAAAGACGTTCTGCTGTTAGACGTAACACCACTGTCTCTGGGTATCGAAACCATGGGCAGCGTAATGACCAAGCTGATTGAGAAAAACACGACTATTCCGACTAAGGCACAGCAAGTGTTCTCAACAGCCGATGACAACCAAAGTGCAGTAACTATTCACGTACTGCAAGGTGAGCGTAAGCAAGCGAGCGCGAACAAGTCATTAGGTCAATTTAACTTAGACGGTATTGAGCCTGCACCACGTGGCATGCCACAAATTGAAGTGATGTTCGATATCGACGCTGACGGTATTCTGCATGTTTCTGCCACCGATAAGAAAACCGGTAAGAAACAAAACATCACCATCAAAGCTTCTTCTGGCTTAAGCGAAGAAGAAGTGGCGCAAATGGTACGTGACGCTGAAGCCCACGCTGAAGAAGACAAAAAGTTTGAAGAGCTAGTGCAATCTCGCAACCAAGCTGACGGCTTAGTTCACGCAACTAAGAAACAAGTTGAAGAGGCGGGCGATGCACTGCCAAGCGAAGACAAAGCGAAGATTGAAGCGGCAATGAGCGCGGTTGAAACTGCTGTAAAAGGCAATGACAAAGAAGCCATTGAAAAAGCGACTCAAGCGCTTATCGAAGCCTCAGCAAAGCTGATGGAAATCGCTCAGGCTAAAGCTCAAACTCAAGGCGGCGCACAAGAAGGTGCAGCTAAACAGTCTAACGCGACTGCCGATGACGTTGTCGATGCTGAATTTGAAGAAGTGAAAGACGACAAGAAATAA
- the dapB gene encoding 4-hydroxy-tetrahydrodipicolinate reductase: MSGQVRVAIVGAGGRMGRTLIESAYHQEHIRLGAAIERPGSSLVGVDAGELAGVGKLNIMIMDSLDYATDDFDVLIDFTAPEASIVHLDWCVRHKKAMVIGTTGFNHAQKEQINAFAEQTPVVMAPNMSVGVNLMWKLLELAAEVMGDYTDIEIIEGHHRYKKDAPSGTALKMGEVIAKTLGRDLEKCAVYGREGITGERDRETIGFATVRAGDLVGEHTAMFADIGERLEITHKASSRMTFANGAMRAAHWLVEQKPGLYDMQQVLGLN; the protein is encoded by the coding sequence ATGAGTGGACAAGTGAGAGTTGCCATTGTCGGCGCGGGCGGACGCATGGGACGGACTCTTATTGAATCGGCTTATCATCAAGAGCATATTCGCTTAGGCGCTGCTATTGAGCGTCCGGGTTCAAGCTTAGTGGGCGTGGATGCGGGCGAGCTTGCTGGCGTGGGTAAGTTAAATATCATGATCATGGACTCGCTCGACTATGCGACCGATGATTTTGATGTGTTGATTGATTTCACTGCGCCTGAGGCCAGTATTGTCCATTTAGACTGGTGTGTGCGCCATAAGAAAGCCATGGTGATCGGCACAACCGGTTTCAATCATGCTCAAAAAGAGCAGATCAATGCCTTTGCCGAGCAAACGCCGGTAGTGATGGCGCCGAATATGTCAGTTGGTGTGAACCTGATGTGGAAATTGCTCGAGTTGGCCGCTGAGGTCATGGGCGATTACACCGATATCGAAATTATCGAAGGTCACCACCGATATAAAAAAGATGCACCATCTGGCACGGCGCTAAAAATGGGTGAAGTAATTGCTAAAACCTTAGGTCGCGATCTCGAAAAGTGCGCTGTCTATGGCCGAGAAGGGATCACTGGTGAGCGCGATCGTGAAACCATTGGTTTTGCTACAGTGCGCGCTGGCGACTTAGTCGGTGAGCATACCGCTATGTTTGCCGATATTGGTGAGCGTTTAGAGATCACCCATAAAGCCTCGAGTCGTATGACCTTCGCCAATGGTGCTATGCGTGCCGCCCATTGGTTAGTGGAGCAAAAGCCGGGTCTGTATGATATGCAGCAGGTATTAGGTTTGAATTAA
- the dnaJ gene encoding molecular chaperone DnaJ encodes MSKRDYYEVLGVGRDASEREIKKAYKRLAMKFHPDRNPGDKAAEASFKEVKEAYEILTDANKKAAYDQFGHAGVDPNRGGGGGYGGAGDFGDIFGDVFGDIFGGGRRGGGQRQAARGSDLRYNLELSLEEAVKGLTKELRIPTLASCDVCDGSGAKKGTSATTCTTCHGQGQVQMRQGFFTVQQPCPTCHGRGKIIKDPCAKCHGDGRVEKTKTLSVKIPAGVDTGDRIRLAGEGEAGEFGAPAGDLYVQVSVREHAIFVRDGNNLYCEVPISFSKAALGGEIEVPTLDGKVSLKIPAETQTGRMFRLRGKGVKSVRSHAVGDLLCKVVMETPVNLNERQKELLREFEATLTGESKKHSPKAEGFFDGVKKFFQDLNS; translated from the coding sequence ATGTCAAAGCGAGATTATTACGAAGTATTAGGCGTTGGCCGTGACGCCAGCGAGCGTGAAATTAAAAAAGCCTACAAGCGTTTGGCGATGAAGTTTCACCCCGATCGCAACCCTGGTGATAAAGCTGCCGAAGCGAGCTTCAAAGAAGTTAAAGAAGCCTACGAAATCCTAACCGATGCCAACAAAAAAGCGGCCTATGACCAGTTTGGTCATGCGGGTGTGGATCCCAATCGCGGCGGCGGTGGTGGCTATGGCGGCGCGGGAGATTTCGGTGATATTTTCGGTGATGTCTTTGGCGATATTTTCGGCGGTGGACGCCGTGGCGGCGGTCAACGCCAAGCGGCCCGCGGCTCAGATTTACGTTACAACCTAGAGTTATCACTGGAAGAAGCCGTTAAAGGCCTCACCAAAGAACTGCGTATCCCAACCTTAGCCAGCTGTGATGTATGTGACGGCAGCGGTGCGAAAAAAGGCACCTCGGCGACCACCTGTACAACCTGTCATGGTCAAGGCCAAGTGCAAATGCGCCAAGGTTTCTTTACCGTGCAACAGCCTTGTCCAACCTGTCATGGTCGCGGCAAGATCATTAAAGATCCTTGCGCTAAGTGCCATGGTGATGGTCGTGTCGAGAAGACGAAGACGCTGTCAGTTAAGATCCCAGCTGGTGTCGACACTGGTGACCGTATCCGTTTAGCAGGTGAAGGTGAAGCGGGCGAGTTTGGCGCGCCAGCGGGCGATTTATATGTTCAGGTCAGTGTACGTGAACATGCCATCTTTGTTCGCGATGGCAACAACCTCTACTGCGAAGTGCCGATTTCATTCAGTAAAGCGGCGCTCGGCGGCGAGATTGAAGTCCCAACACTGGATGGCAAAGTCAGCCTGAAGATCCCTGCCGAAACTCAAACGGGCCGTATGTTCCGTCTGCGTGGTAAAGGGGTTAAATCGGTTCGCAGCCATGCCGTTGGCGACTTGCTCTGCAAAGTCGTGATGGAAACGCCAGTCAACCTAAACGAGCGTCAGAAAGAACTACTGCGTGAGTTTGAGGCGACCTTAACCGGCGAATCAAAGAAGCACAGCCCAAAGGCTGAAGGCTTTTTTGATGGCGTGAAGAAGTTCTTCCAAGACCTAAATAGCTAA
- a CDS encoding HipA family kinase, protein MCAFLCKEFGLPIPDFAPVNVPKEIIDSGAYPGLDIEWCFGSKFVDNLTELVFSQVDNIDKKTMLDLYIFDYWITNPDRSLTKYGGNPNAFFDVSQSSLVVFDHNLAFDTDFSITNHKELHLASTIWNCEQKRIDDQSYYGDRFAEVMTRWQQITDQVPVEWFDDEASKSSFIENIKVFWSNPIGHLILRQYGQ, encoded by the coding sequence ATTTGTGCGTTTTTATGTAAAGAGTTCGGTTTACCAATACCTGATTTTGCACCTGTTAATGTTCCCAAAGAAATAATTGATAGCGGTGCTTATCCAGGGCTTGATATTGAATGGTGCTTTGGTTCAAAATTTGTCGATAACCTTACAGAATTGGTCTTTAGTCAAGTAGATAACATTGATAAAAAAACCATGCTCGATTTGTATATTTTTGATTATTGGATAACAAACCCTGATCGAAGCCTCACTAAGTATGGGGGCAATCCCAATGCCTTTTTTGATGTTAGTCAATCTTCGCTTGTGGTATTTGATCATAATTTGGCGTTTGATACTGACTTTTCAATAACAAATCATAAAGAACTCCATTTAGCATCCACTATTTGGAATTGTGAGCAAAAAAGAATCGATGACCAGTCGTATTATGGTGATAGATTCGCTGAAGTAATGACTCGCTGGCAGCAAATTACGGATCAAGTTCCAGTGGAATGGTTCGATGATGAAGCTTCAAAATCTAGCTTCATTGAGAACATCAAGGTGTTCTGGTCTAATCCCATCGGACACTTAATTTTGAGACAGTATGGTCAATAA
- the carA gene encoding glutamine-hydrolyzing carbamoyl-phosphate synthase small subunit gives MEVALTKSALLVLEDGTVFTGTAIGADGLSVGEVVFNTSMTGYQEILTDPSYSRQIVTLTYPHIGNTGTNNEDVESNGVHACGLIIRDLPLIASSFRNQQNLSDYLKANNVVGIADIDTRKLTRILREKGAQAGCIMAGADLDEVKALAAAKAFPGLKGMDLAKEVTTDKAYPWRKGSWRLVGGLPADTPAEALKYKVVAYDYGVKQNILRMLVDRGCDVTVVPAKTPASEVLAMNPDGVFLSNGPGDPEPCDYAIEAIQQILKTDTPIFGICLGHQLLALASGAKTLKMKFGHHGANHPVSNIEKGNVMITSQNHGFAADEATLPANIKVTHKSLFDGSLQGIHLTDKPAFSFQGHPEASPGPNDAAPLFDHFIELIEHYRQNAK, from the coding sequence ATGGAGGTCGCGTTGACAAAGTCTGCCTTACTCGTACTCGAAGATGGAACCGTATTCACTGGCACAGCGATAGGTGCCGATGGTCTCTCAGTTGGTGAAGTTGTTTTTAACACTTCGATGACGGGATACCAAGAAATTTTAACTGATCCCTCTTATTCACGCCAAATAGTAACTTTAACCTACCCCCACATTGGTAATACTGGTACCAATAATGAAGACGTCGAATCCAATGGGGTTCATGCTTGTGGTTTAATCATTCGCGATCTTCCGCTCATAGCAAGTAGTTTCCGTAATCAACAAAACCTCAGCGATTATCTCAAAGCAAACAACGTTGTTGGCATCGCAGATATCGATACTCGTAAATTAACTCGAATCCTCCGTGAAAAAGGTGCCCAAGCGGGTTGCATCATGGCGGGTGCTGACTTAGATGAAGTTAAAGCCCTTGCAGCGGCTAAAGCCTTCCCCGGTTTGAAAGGTATGGATTTAGCGAAAGAGGTTACTACCGACAAAGCATACCCATGGCGTAAAGGTAGCTGGCGTTTAGTGGGCGGTTTGCCTGCCGATACTCCAGCAGAAGCGCTTAAATACAAAGTGGTTGCCTACGACTACGGTGTGAAGCAAAACATTCTACGCATGTTGGTTGACCGTGGCTGCGACGTCACTGTCGTTCCGGCTAAAACACCTGCGTCGGAAGTGTTAGCGATGAACCCAGACGGGGTGTTTCTCTCTAACGGCCCTGGTGACCCAGAGCCTTGTGATTACGCGATTGAAGCGATTCAACAAATCCTGAAAACCGATACGCCGATTTTCGGTATCTGTTTAGGCCACCAGTTACTGGCATTGGCATCAGGCGCGAAAACCTTAAAGATGAAGTTTGGTCACCACGGTGCAAACCACCCTGTGAGCAATATCGAAAAAGGTAACGTTATGATCACCAGCCAAAACCATGGTTTTGCTGCTGATGAAGCCACATTACCCGCCAATATCAAAGTGACCCATAAGTCACTGTTCGATGGTTCATTGCAAGGTATCCATCTGACGGACAAACCTGCGTTCAGCTTCCAAGGCCACCCTGAAGCGAGCCCTGGTCCGAACGATGCGGCCCCACTGTTCGATCACTTTATCGAGCTCATTGAACACTATCGTCAGAACGCTAAGTAA
- a CDS encoding HipA family kinase, producing the protein MKIEINQIIRRMDQGFTQPYICGCSDGGKYVVKGSNTTKKQLAVELICTGQPKLDTFT; encoded by the coding sequence ATGAAAATTGAAATAAATCAGATTATTAGACGTATGGATCAAGGTTTTACACAGCCCTATATTTGCGGATGTAGTGACGGTGGGAAGTATGTTGTAAAGGGGTCTAATACCACCAAAAAACAGCTCGCCGTCGAGTTAATTTGTACTGGTCAACCCAAACTGGACACTTTTACTTGA